The following coding sequences lie in one Myxococcus xanthus genomic window:
- the ileS gene encoding isoleucine--tRNA ligase — protein MPETPPSLFDAVPAEMDFPSDERRIQAFWKDRRIFERSLETREGAPSFVFYEGPPTANGLPHNGHVLTRVIKDLFPRYKTMTGHYVPRKAGWDTHGLPVEVEVEKELRIHGKAEIERYGVEPFTERCIESVFRYTSEWERLTERIGFWVDLNQAYVTYHRPFVESVWWALAELHRKGLLYQGHKVVWWWPQGGTALSAAEVGLGYKTVDDPSVYVAFPLRDTPDTALVVWTTTPWTLPSNMYAAVNPGVDYVTVDAGERKLIVAAALREALAKKLKQDLPVLATQKGSDLVGQRYQPPFDLYHQRAGDTRLPLKDGGEDAQAWRVLGADFVTLDSGTGIVHIAPAFGEDDYEAFRKDKARFAQPEALELFCAVKPDGTFSDDVPLVAGRFVKEADKDIQRHLKERGLVLFTEQYKHEYPFCWRADDDPLIQFARPAWYIRTTSVKDEAIANNRAVNWVPEHIKEGRFGDFLANNVDWALSRERYWGTPLPLWVHSETGEVEAIPSLQALREKPGNNVAAVEAELNAFLAGKPHEANAKHLIVHKPWIDKVTFEKPGTPGRFQRVPEVVDVWFDSGCMPFAQWGFPHAPGSREIFNRAFPADFISEAIDQTRGWFYSLLMVSTLIFDEETQARMGLSPQRGWPQPYKSCIVLGHVSDKEGRKESKSKGNYTPPEIILDEVRMDFAVLTATEAGVPGEPGVALIAREDLEGLDIQEGAKVQLFRPDRPNVVVTATVKAHKKLKRRVLLLAPADLQTLDVAPSARGASVMPVEVPRLAPSERVVLKDPAAKAPGADAFRWFFYAASPTWSNTRHSLSNVRLLQKDFQVKLRNVYSFFTIYANIDGFTPAAGNTDASDSPWEAIRRSQGWREVKARPVLDRWILSEVHLTLRDVTRALDTYQVYDAAQRMVALVDALSNWYLRRSRSRFWAPGFEQDKQDAYFTLYEALTTIASLSAPFIPFFADEMWGNLVRKPWPTTQPESVHLARFPTVDASLIDEGLAAEMGAVRDLVSLGLKVRTDNRLKVRQPLARADVILARKELTDRVAVYRDLIADELNVHEVRFVEPGSPEADVVRFRVRPNLRAVGGRLGPKLAPVRKAFDTGDGAALHRELLQTGRVAMTVAGEDLVFTAEELETLVEANPGYAAAGMGVGVVVLHTELSESLVDEGLVRELLARVQGARKDMELGYTDRIQLWVDGDARVKRVTDEARELIARETLASSILVGPEGLTGQEEEVSINGLPARIRVERA, from the coding sequence ATGCCTGAAACGCCCCCTTCCCTGTTCGATGCGGTGCCCGCGGAGATGGACTTTCCTTCCGACGAGCGCCGCATCCAGGCCTTCTGGAAGGACCGCCGCATCTTCGAGCGCTCGCTCGAAACGCGTGAGGGTGCCCCCAGCTTCGTCTTCTACGAGGGACCGCCGACCGCCAACGGCCTGCCGCACAACGGCCACGTCCTCACGCGCGTCATCAAGGACCTGTTCCCCCGCTACAAGACGATGACGGGCCACTACGTCCCCCGCAAGGCCGGCTGGGACACCCACGGCCTGCCCGTGGAGGTGGAGGTCGAGAAGGAACTGCGCATCCACGGCAAGGCGGAGATTGAACGCTACGGCGTGGAGCCCTTCACCGAGCGCTGCATCGAATCCGTCTTCCGCTACACCTCCGAGTGGGAACGGCTCACCGAGCGCATCGGCTTCTGGGTGGACCTGAACCAGGCCTACGTCACCTACCACCGTCCGTTCGTGGAGAGCGTGTGGTGGGCGCTGGCGGAGCTGCACCGCAAGGGCCTGCTGTACCAGGGCCACAAGGTGGTGTGGTGGTGGCCGCAGGGCGGCACCGCGCTGAGCGCCGCGGAGGTGGGCCTGGGCTACAAGACGGTGGACGACCCGAGCGTCTACGTCGCCTTCCCGCTGCGCGACACGCCGGACACCGCGCTGGTGGTGTGGACGACCACGCCCTGGACGCTGCCGTCCAACATGTACGCGGCCGTCAACCCGGGCGTGGACTACGTCACCGTGGACGCGGGCGAGCGCAAGCTCATCGTCGCCGCGGCGCTGCGCGAGGCGCTGGCCAAGAAGCTCAAGCAGGACCTGCCGGTGCTCGCCACGCAGAAGGGCAGCGACCTGGTGGGCCAGCGCTACCAGCCGCCCTTCGACCTCTACCACCAGCGCGCGGGCGACACGCGGCTGCCGCTGAAGGACGGCGGTGAGGATGCGCAGGCCTGGCGCGTGCTGGGCGCGGACTTCGTGACGCTCGACAGCGGCACGGGCATCGTCCACATCGCCCCGGCTTTTGGCGAGGACGACTACGAGGCATTCCGCAAGGACAAGGCCCGCTTCGCCCAGCCGGAGGCGCTGGAGCTGTTCTGCGCGGTGAAGCCGGACGGCACCTTCTCCGACGACGTGCCGCTCGTCGCGGGGCGCTTCGTGAAGGAGGCGGACAAGGACATCCAGCGCCACCTGAAGGAGCGCGGGCTGGTCCTCTTCACGGAGCAGTACAAGCACGAGTACCCCTTCTGCTGGCGCGCGGACGACGACCCGCTCATCCAGTTCGCCCGGCCCGCCTGGTACATCCGCACCACGTCCGTGAAGGACGAGGCGATCGCCAACAACCGCGCCGTCAACTGGGTGCCCGAGCACATCAAGGAAGGCCGCTTCGGCGACTTCCTGGCCAACAACGTGGACTGGGCCCTGTCGCGCGAGCGCTACTGGGGCACGCCGCTGCCGCTGTGGGTGCACTCGGAGACGGGTGAGGTGGAGGCCATCCCCTCGCTCCAGGCGCTGCGCGAGAAGCCGGGCAACAACGTGGCCGCGGTGGAGGCGGAGCTGAATGCCTTCCTCGCGGGCAAGCCGCACGAAGCCAACGCGAAGCACCTCATCGTCCACAAGCCGTGGATCGACAAGGTGACGTTCGAGAAGCCCGGCACCCCGGGGCGCTTCCAGCGCGTGCCCGAAGTCGTCGACGTGTGGTTCGACTCCGGTTGCATGCCCTTCGCGCAGTGGGGCTTCCCGCACGCGCCGGGCTCGCGGGAGATCTTCAACCGCGCCTTCCCCGCGGACTTCATCTCCGAGGCCATCGACCAGACGCGTGGCTGGTTCTACTCGCTGCTGATGGTGAGCACGCTCATCTTCGACGAGGAGACGCAGGCGCGCATGGGCCTGTCACCCCAGCGCGGCTGGCCGCAGCCGTACAAGAGCTGCATCGTGCTGGGCCACGTCTCCGACAAGGAGGGCCGCAAGGAGTCCAAGTCCAAGGGCAACTACACGCCGCCGGAAATCATCCTGGACGAAGTGCGCATGGACTTCGCCGTCCTCACGGCCACTGAGGCCGGCGTTCCGGGTGAGCCGGGCGTAGCGCTCATCGCTCGCGAGGACCTGGAGGGCCTGGACATCCAGGAGGGCGCCAAGGTGCAGCTCTTCCGGCCGGACCGTCCGAACGTGGTCGTCACCGCGACGGTGAAGGCGCACAAGAAGCTCAAGCGCCGCGTGCTGCTGCTGGCGCCCGCTGACCTGCAGACGCTGGACGTGGCGCCCTCCGCGCGTGGCGCCAGTGTCATGCCGGTGGAGGTGCCCCGGCTGGCGCCTTCGGAGCGCGTGGTGCTGAAGGACCCCGCCGCCAAGGCGCCGGGCGCGGACGCGTTCCGCTGGTTCTTCTACGCGGCGAGCCCCACCTGGTCGAACACGCGGCACTCGCTGAGCAACGTGCGGCTGTTGCAGAAGGACTTCCAGGTCAAGCTGCGCAACGTCTACTCGTTCTTCACCATCTACGCGAACATCGACGGCTTCACCCCCGCGGCCGGCAACACGGACGCGTCCGACTCGCCGTGGGAAGCCATCCGCCGCAGCCAGGGCTGGCGCGAGGTGAAGGCGCGGCCGGTGCTGGACCGCTGGATTCTGTCCGAGGTCCACCTCACCCTGCGCGACGTCACCCGCGCGCTGGACACCTACCAGGTCTACGACGCGGCCCAGCGGATGGTGGCGCTCGTGGACGCGCTGTCCAACTGGTACCTGCGCCGCAGCCGCTCGCGCTTCTGGGCGCCGGGCTTCGAACAGGACAAGCAGGACGCGTACTTCACGCTCTACGAGGCGCTCACCACCATTGCCTCGCTATCGGCGCCCTTCATCCCCTTCTTCGCCGACGAGATGTGGGGCAACCTGGTGCGCAAGCCCTGGCCCACCACGCAGCCGGAGAGCGTCCACCTGGCGCGCTTCCCCACCGTGGATGCGTCCCTCATCGACGAGGGGCTCGCGGCGGAGATGGGCGCGGTGCGGGATTTGGTCTCCCTGGGCCTCAAGGTGCGCACGGACAACCGCCTCAAGGTGCGCCAGCCGCTGGCGCGCGCGGACGTCATCCTGGCGCGCAAGGAGCTGACGGACCGCGTGGCGGTGTATCGCGACCTCATCGCGGACGAGCTGAACGTCCACGAGGTGCGCTTCGTGGAGCCGGGCAGCCCGGAGGCGGACGTGGTGCGCTTCCGCGTCCGGCCCAACCTGCGCGCGGTGGGCGGACGGCTGGGCCCCAAGCTGGCCCCGGTGCGCAAGGCCTTCGACACGGGTGACGGCGCCGCGCTGCACCGCGAGTTGCTCCAGACGGGCCGCGTGGCCATGACGGTGGCCGGCGAGGACCTGGTCTTCACCGCCGAGGAGCTGGAGACGCTGGTGGAGGCCAACCCCGGCTATGCCGCCGCGGGCATGGGCGTGGGCGTGGTGGTGCTCCACACCGAGCTGAGCGAGTCCCTGGTGGATGAGGGTCTGGTGCGCGAGCTGCTCGCCCGCGTGCAGGGCGCGCGCAAGGACATGGAGCTGGGCTACACCGACCGCATCCAGCTCTGGGTGGACGGCGACGCGCGCGTGAAGCGCGTGACGGACGAAGCGCGGGAGCTGATCGCGCGGGAGACGCTGGCCTCCAGCATCCTCGTGGGCCCCGAGGGCCTCACCGGCCAGGAAGAAGAAGTCAGCATCAACGGCCTGCCCGCGCGCATCCGCGTGGAACGGGCCTGA
- a CDS encoding helix-turn-helix transcriptional regulator: MASWAAPASSTASRHRPNSVASTNAEPLRIEKLARVAHMSTSALHHHFKSITAMSPLQYQKHLRLQEARRLMLGQALDAASAGHSVGHESPSRFSREYSRLFGAPPARDISRLRSTLQGQAPARQANAST, encoded by the coding sequence TTGGCGTCGTGGGCCGCGCCGGCCAGCAGCACCGCGAGCAGGCACAGGCCCAACTCGGTCGCGAGCACGAACGCGGAGCCGCTGCGCATCGAGAAGCTCGCGCGCGTGGCGCACATGAGCACGTCCGCGCTCCATCACCACTTCAAGAGCATCACCGCCATGAGCCCGCTCCAGTACCAGAAGCACCTGCGGCTCCAGGAGGCCCGGCGCCTCATGCTGGGACAGGCGCTGGACGCGGCCTCGGCGGGGCACTCGGTGGGCCATGAGAGCCCCTCGCGGTTCAGCCGGGAGTACAGCCGGCTGTTTGGCGCGCCGCCCGCGCGAGACATCTCCCGGCTGCGAAGCACGCTCCAGGGCCAGGCACCGGCCCGGCAGGCCAATGCGTCAACTTGA
- a CDS encoding ATP-binding protein, whose amino-acid sequence MSTAPTHAEAPSPDVPASPPRQPRSAFRRSTGDMAAKLSSSDIALGWLVRLRWHAVAGQALTVGVAVRVLELELPVAPLLALVATTAVSNLLLALWLRREPEVRPGLLGAVLAFDTALLTGLLALSGGPANPFAMLYLVHVTLAAIVLGPRWTVLIALLSVLGSTSLFAFHVPLPDTVNPPGSHGLDSLHVVGMWVAFTLTALIIAFVVARVAAALRDRHAALARTQRLAARAEKLASLSTLAAGAAHELGTPLGTIAIAANELDALILEAPQEALEDARLIRDEVERCRDILERMSARAGQTMGEVPERTTPSDVLARLRDQLGTADQARLQLEPGPDVPFWCPVRGLVQVLTNLVRNGLHASEATGANVVVSAHREVDRLRFIVEDQGTGIPRALLPRLGEPFFTTKPAGQGMGLGLFLTQTYAELCGGRLELSSEEGQGTRVTLELPLRKESSDATR is encoded by the coding sequence GTGTCCACCGCGCCGACTCACGCCGAGGCGCCGTCGCCTGACGTCCCGGCCTCGCCCCCGCGCCAGCCGCGCTCCGCCTTCCGACGCTCCACCGGGGACATGGCGGCGAAGTTGTCCTCCAGCGACATCGCGCTCGGGTGGCTGGTCCGCCTGCGCTGGCACGCCGTCGCCGGACAAGCGCTGACGGTGGGCGTCGCCGTCCGGGTGCTGGAGCTGGAGCTGCCCGTGGCGCCACTGCTGGCCCTGGTGGCCACGACCGCGGTGTCCAACCTGCTCCTCGCGCTCTGGCTCCGCCGCGAGCCCGAGGTCCGTCCCGGCCTGCTGGGCGCCGTGCTCGCGTTCGACACCGCGTTGCTGACGGGGCTGCTCGCGCTGTCCGGTGGCCCGGCCAACCCGTTCGCCATGCTGTATCTCGTCCACGTGACGCTGGCGGCCATCGTGCTGGGCCCCCGTTGGACGGTGCTCATCGCGCTGCTGTCGGTGCTGGGCTCGACCAGCCTCTTCGCGTTCCACGTCCCACTGCCCGACACGGTGAACCCACCGGGCAGCCACGGCCTGGACTCGCTCCACGTCGTGGGCATGTGGGTCGCCTTCACGCTGACGGCGCTCATCATCGCCTTCGTCGTCGCCCGCGTGGCCGCCGCGCTGAGAGACCGGCATGCCGCGCTGGCGCGCACGCAGCGGCTGGCGGCGCGCGCGGAGAAGCTGGCGTCGCTGTCCACGCTGGCGGCCGGCGCGGCACACGAACTGGGCACGCCGCTGGGCACCATCGCCATCGCGGCCAACGAACTGGACGCCCTCATCCTGGAGGCGCCCCAGGAAGCGCTGGAGGATGCCCGCCTCATCCGGGACGAGGTGGAGCGCTGCCGGGACATCCTGGAGCGCATGAGCGCCCGCGCCGGACAGACGATGGGCGAGGTCCCCGAACGGACGACGCCGAGCGACGTGCTCGCCCGCCTCCGGGACCAGCTGGGCACCGCCGACCAGGCGCGCCTCCAGCTCGAGCCCGGCCCGGACGTGCCCTTCTGGTGCCCCGTGCGAGGACTGGTGCAGGTCCTGACGAACCTGGTGCGCAACGGGCTGCATGCCAGCGAGGCCACCGGAGCGAACGTCGTGGTGTCCGCGCACCGCGAGGTGGACCGCCTGCGCTTCATCGTGGAGGACCAGGGCACCGGCATCCCGCGCGCGCTGCTGCCCCGGCTGGGCGAGCCCTTCTTCACCACCAAGCCCGCGGGCCAGGGCATGGGGCTGGGCCTGTTCCTCACCCAGACGTACGCCGAGTTGTGTGGAGGCCGCCTGGAGCTCAGCTCCGAGGAGGGACAGGGAACGCGCGTGACGCTGGAGCTGCCCTTGAGGAAGGAGTCGTCCGATGCCACCAGGTGA
- a CDS encoding response regulator transcription factor has protein sequence MPPGEAPATVLVIDDDERFRERLVRAFVRHGFQAHGAASTQAALDAARALRPGYAVVDLRLPDGSGLELVRELKALDASITVVVLTGYGSIATAVEAVRRGATHYLAKPADVDDILLAFAGATLPSGQEAALTHEVPSLARAEWEHIQRVLADCGGNISQAARLLRIQRRSLQRKLSKYPVPK, from the coding sequence ATGCCACCAGGTGAAGCCCCCGCCACGGTGCTCGTCATCGACGACGACGAGCGCTTCCGAGAGCGGCTGGTGCGCGCCTTCGTGCGGCACGGCTTCCAGGCCCACGGCGCGGCCAGCACGCAAGCGGCGCTCGATGCCGCGCGGGCGTTGCGTCCGGGTTACGCCGTCGTCGACCTGCGCCTGCCCGACGGCTCCGGCCTGGAGTTGGTGCGCGAGCTGAAGGCCCTGGACGCGAGCATCACCGTCGTGGTGCTGACGGGCTACGGCAGCATCGCCACGGCGGTGGAGGCCGTTCGGCGAGGCGCCACGCACTACCTGGCCAAGCCCGCGGACGTGGACGACATCCTGCTCGCCTTCGCCGGCGCCACCCTTCCCTCCGGCCAGGAGGCCGCGCTCACCCACGAGGTGCCCTCCCTGGCGCGCGCGGAGTGGGAGCACATCCAGCGCGTGCTCGCCGACTGTGGAGGCAACATCTCCCAGGCCGCCCGGCTGCTGCGCATCCAGCGGCGGAGCCTGCAACGCAAGCTGTCCAAGTATCCCGTTCCCAAGTGA